The following are from one region of the Paenibacillus bovis genome:
- a CDS encoding DUF4241 domain-containing protein, producing the protein MDKVMHESKVLEEVFGEGVHLEQVKFWRGQRRNLAFYTKSIGELRVTTGKIVADDPYSLIESTPFVQVFPKGSFPVELSIARITDPAVYKEGREDMVDERIAFVRVKFSDAPVARWAGAEREFSPEADPNNLYEQARWGYAVDSGTGSLLDAQAYQWLSAQQEMDNPEVAQELMDAWESAAIESFRPSRSWLVTELETGDNIALFSSGFGNGVYHSYIGYGEDGSPVQLVTDFNVYPD; encoded by the coding sequence ATGGACAAGGTCATGCATGAGAGTAAGGTACTGGAGGAAGTGTTCGGGGAAGGTGTTCACCTGGAACAGGTCAAATTCTGGAGAGGCCAGAGACGTAATCTTGCTTTTTATACCAAGTCTATCGGGGAGCTGCGCGTGACCACAGGCAAAATTGTGGCCGATGATCCATACAGCCTGATTGAATCAACCCCATTTGTGCAAGTGTTCCCCAAAGGATCTTTCCCTGTCGAGTTGTCGATTGCCCGCATTACCGATCCGGCCGTATACAAGGAAGGCCGGGAAGATATGGTGGATGAACGTATTGCGTTTGTGCGTGTGAAGTTCAGCGACGCTCCCGTCGCCCGCTGGGCAGGAGCAGAGCGCGAATTCAGTCCGGAAGCGGACCCAAATAATCTGTATGAGCAGGCTCGCTGGGGATATGCCGTAGATTCCGGAACCGGCAGTCTGCTGGATGCCCAAGCGTATCAGTGGCTATCCGCACAGCAGGAAATGGATAATCCCGAAGTGGCCCAGGAACTGATGGATGCGTGGGAATCGGCAGCGATTGAATCGTTCCGTCCTTCGCGCAGCTGGCTGGTGACCGAACTGGAGACAGGAGATAATATCGCCCTTTTTTCCAGCGGCTTCGGCAATGGGGTCTATCACAGCTATATCGGATATGGCGAGGATGGCAGCCCTGTACAGCTGGTAACCGATTTTAACGTATATCCGGATTAA
- a CDS encoding Gfo/Idh/MocA family protein — MVRFGIIGTNFITERFIEAAKRNDDFELTALYSRTPERAQQFGRKHEIAHLFTDLEEMLGSGQVDAVYIASPNSLHAEQAVLCMDHGKHVLCEKPLASNVAETQAIIDAAKRNNVVLMEAMKSTMMPNFEALRSSLPKLGQVRRYFSNYCQYSSRYDAYKEGNIQNAFKPEFSNGALMDLGVYCIYPLVALFGRPNTVKATGVMLESGVDGEGSIVVSYDDMDAVVMYSKITDSSLPSEIQGELGSIRIDKISEPNQIVMTYRGGYTEELHVTQYEPPMYYEIREFLDLIAEGRQESSINSWEHSLITAEIMEEARKQLGLIYPADRK, encoded by the coding sequence ATGGTCCGCTTTGGTATTATTGGCACTAACTTTATTACGGAACGATTCATTGAAGCCGCCAAACGCAATGACGATTTTGAACTGACAGCACTGTATTCGCGCACACCGGAACGCGCCCAGCAGTTCGGTCGCAAGCATGAAATTGCTCATCTGTTCACTGATCTGGAGGAAATGCTCGGCAGCGGACAGGTAGACGCCGTCTATATCGCCAGCCCCAACTCGCTGCATGCAGAGCAGGCTGTGCTCTGTATGGATCACGGCAAGCATGTACTCTGCGAGAAGCCGCTGGCTTCCAATGTTGCAGAAACACAGGCCATCATCGATGCGGCAAAACGGAATAATGTAGTCCTGATGGAAGCGATGAAATCGACGATGATGCCCAATTTTGAGGCGCTGCGCAGTAGTCTGCCCAAGCTGGGACAGGTTCGTCGCTATTTCTCCAACTACTGTCAGTATTCTTCCCGTTACGATGCCTATAAGGAAGGCAATATCCAGAATGCTTTCAAACCCGAATTTTCCAATGGTGCATTGATGGATCTTGGTGTCTATTGCATCTATCCGCTGGTCGCTTTGTTCGGTCGTCCCAATACGGTCAAGGCCACCGGTGTTATGCTGGAATCCGGCGTGGATGGCGAAGGCAGTATCGTCGTCTCCTATGACGATATGGATGCAGTCGTAATGTATTCCAAAATTACCGATTCTTCTCTTCCTTCCGAGATTCAAGGTGAACTGGGCAGTATCCGGATCGACAAGATCAGCGAACCCAACCAGATCGTTATGACGTATCGCGGCGGTTATACGGAAGAACTGCATGTTACCCAGTACGAACCACCCATGTATTACGAGATTCGCGAATTCCTGGATCTGATAGCCGAAGGACGTCAGGAATCCAGCATCAACTCATGGGAACATTCCCTGATTACAGCCGAGATTATGGAAGAAGCCCGCAAACAGCTGGGACTGATTTATCCGGCTGACCGCAAATGA
- a CDS encoding HD domain-containing protein, whose protein sequence is MSNLERAIILATRAHAGQIDRSGQPYILHPLRVMLKMSSEEARIVAVLHDVLEDTDVTAHDLAAEGFSEEIVEAVQAMSRQEDEDYEDFVLRAKQNSLARTVKMADIEDNMDPSRNVEPSEKDMERLSKYGKALDELMTETENAR, encoded by the coding sequence ATGAGCAATCTGGAAAGAGCCATTATTCTGGCAACCCGCGCACATGCTGGGCAGATCGACCGTTCCGGTCAACCGTATATTCTGCACCCGCTGCGCGTTATGCTCAAGATGAGTTCGGAGGAAGCGCGTATCGTCGCTGTCCTGCATGATGTACTGGAGGATACAGATGTGACTGCCCACGATCTTGCAGCCGAAGGATTCTCCGAGGAAATTGTAGAAGCTGTGCAGGCGATGAGTCGTCAGGAAGATGAAGACTATGAGGATTTCGTTCTGCGCGCCAAGCAGAATTCGCTGGCCCGTACAGTCAAAATGGCAGATATCGAGGATAATATGGACCCTTCGCGCAATGTGGAGCCTTCCGAGAAGGATATGGAACGTCTCAGCAAATACGGCAAAGCGCTGGATGAGCTGATGACCGAGACTGAAAACGCACGTTAA